A region of Candidatus Omnitrophota bacterium DNA encodes the following proteins:
- a CDS encoding helix-turn-helix domain-containing protein, with amino-acid sequence MKIGKIIKRLREKKKLTQLDLANALRVSPQAVSKWERDENHPDINTLVKFARMMEVSTDHVLGVNEPGEEGFKASVLVSSMNDFAVKSTKMGTRQVAEWANAVFYHMTESILKYDGVPVKYIGDGFLCFFTGNGHAERALKASIDIRKCANTDALVIAINTGDIYLGTIGHPEHSSKDIYGDAVNRTFLMNEEASKKVKSGIILSKAAKDEIKGEYGFKKHTKVLVGRLNEKIDIYEISG; translated from the coding sequence ATGAAGATAGGAAAGATCATCAAGAGATTAAGGGAAAAGAAAAAACTGACGCAGCTTGATCTGGCGAACGCTTTGAGGGTCAGTCCTCAGGCTGTTTCTAAATGGGAAAGGGACGAGAACCATCCGGATATAAACACCCTTGTCAAATTCGCCAGGATGATGGAAGTTTCTACGGATCATGTTCTCGGGGTAAATGAGCCGGGAGAGGAAGGGTTCAAGGCTTCGGTACTGGTTTCCAGCATGAACGATTTCGCCGTAAAGTCCACAAAAATGGGTACCAGACAGGTGGCGGAATGGGCGAATGCCGTTTTTTATCATATGACGGAATCCATCCTGAAATACGATGGCGTTCCGGTCAAGTATATCGGCGACGGGTTTCTTTGCTTTTTCACCGGGAACGGTCACGCCGAAAGGGCTTTAAAAGCGTCGATCGATATAAGGAAATGCGCAAATACGGACGCGTTGGTCATAGCCATAAACACGGGAGATATATACCTCGGGACTATAGGACATCCCGAACATTCATCAAAAGATATATACGGTGACGCGGTCAACAGGACGTTCCTTATGAATGAAGAGGCATCCAAAAAGGTCAAAAGCGGCATAATCTTGAGTAAGGCCGCAAAAGATGAGATAAAAGGCGAATATGGTTTCAAAAAACACACGAAAGTGTTGGTCGGACGGCTTAACGAGAAGATCGATATTTATGAAATATCCGGATGA